From Desulfatibacillum aliphaticivorans DSM 15576, a single genomic window includes:
- the guaB gene encoding IMP dehydrogenase, which yields MTKIPPEDAYSFEDVLIIPAYSEVVPKDVDVRTRLTRNVSMNIPIVSAAMDTVTEAQTCITLAREGGIGFIHRNMSIDDQVLEVDKVKKSESGMIVDPVTIRPDQKVSEVLDLMSQYRISGVPVTQGDQLVGIVTNRDLRFEIDLDKKVSSVMTKSNLVTVREGITLEESKAMLHKHRIEKLLVVDSSGKLVGLITIKDIEKIKKYPNACKDSIGRLRCGAAVGIGPDMMERAQALWGAGADIILIDASHGHTASIINAIKELKANIKDLELVAGNVVTGKGAEDLIEAGVDAVKVGVGPGSICTTRIVAGVGVPQVTAIMNCRSACNKHKVPLIADGGIKYSGDVTKAIGAGAHCVMIGGLFAGTEESPGETIIFQGRSYKVYRGMGSLEAMKQGSKDRYHQEHTVEEEKMVPEGIVGRVPYRGSLGANIYQMVGGLKSGMGYAGCRTIEELREKARFTKITVAGLKESHVHDVIITKEAPNYRQDHS from the coding sequence ATGACAAAAATACCACCCGAAGACGCCTACTCTTTTGAGGACGTCCTTATCATCCCGGCATATTCCGAGGTGGTGCCCAAGGACGTCGATGTAAGAACCCGCCTGACCCGAAACGTAAGCATGAACATTCCCATCGTGAGTGCGGCCATGGACACGGTCACCGAAGCCCAGACCTGCATCACCCTGGCTCGGGAAGGCGGAATCGGCTTTATCCATAGGAATATGTCTATTGACGACCAGGTTCTGGAAGTGGACAAGGTTAAAAAGTCGGAAAGCGGGATGATCGTGGATCCCGTTACCATCCGCCCGGATCAGAAGGTCAGTGAAGTTCTGGACCTCATGAGTCAATACCGGATTTCCGGCGTGCCCGTCACCCAGGGCGATCAACTGGTCGGCATCGTGACCAACCGCGACCTGCGTTTTGAGATTGACCTGGATAAAAAGGTCTCCTCGGTCATGACCAAGTCCAACCTGGTGACCGTGCGGGAAGGCATCACCCTGGAAGAATCCAAGGCCATGCTGCACAAGCATCGCATTGAAAAACTTCTTGTGGTGGACTCCTCCGGCAAGCTGGTGGGCCTCATCACCATCAAGGACATTGAAAAGATCAAGAAATACCCCAACGCCTGCAAGGACTCCATCGGCCGCTTGCGCTGCGGCGCCGCCGTGGGCATTGGCCCGGACATGATGGAACGCGCCCAGGCCTTATGGGGCGCTGGAGCAGACATCATCCTGATCGACGCCTCCCACGGCCACACCGCCAGCATCATCAACGCCATCAAAGAGCTTAAAGCCAACATCAAGGACCTGGAACTGGTGGCCGGCAATGTGGTCACCGGCAAGGGCGCCGAAGACCTGATCGAAGCAGGCGTGGACGCCGTCAAGGTTGGCGTAGGCCCCGGATCCATCTGCACCACCCGCATCGTGGCCGGCGTCGGCGTGCCCCAGGTGACGGCCATCATGAATTGCCGCTCTGCGTGCAACAAGCATAAAGTGCCCTTGATTGCGGACGGCGGCATCAAGTATTCCGGCGACGTGACCAAGGCCATTGGCGCCGGCGCTCATTGCGTGATGATAGGGGGGCTTTTTGCAGGAACCGAAGAAAGCCCGGGGGAAACCATCATATTCCAGGGCCGGAGCTACAAGGTATACAGGGGCATGGGCTCCCTGGAAGCCATGAAGCAGGGCAGCAAGGACCGGTACCATCAGGAACATACTGTGGAAGAAGAAAAAATGGTTCCTGAGGGAATCGTGGGCAGGGTGCCTTACCGGGGCTCCCTGGGCGCCAACATCTATCAGATGGTGGGCGGCCTCAAGTCGGGTATGGGCTACGCCGGCTGCAGAACCATCGAGGAACTGCGCGAAAAAGCCCGCTTTACCAAAATTACGGTGGCAGGCCTTAAGGAAAGTCACGTCCATGACGTGATCATCACCAAGGAAGCGCCTAACTACCGTCAGGATCATTCCTGA
- the dnaE gene encoding DNA polymerase III subunit alpha, with protein MSDFVHLHVHTQYSLLDGAIRLDALVNQCKEFGMDACAITDHGTMFGILEFYEKAKSKDIKPIIGCECYVARKSMEDKTPMDKDNRHLVLLAENNQGYENLCRLATLAQRKGFYYKPRIDKKALEEHSKGLICLSACLHGEIPMYISDGQMKLAEESALYYKNLFGPDHFYLEIQNNGLPEQEEMNQKLAELAEKLDIPLVGTNDCHYLRAKDAKAHEVLLCIQTNKTIHDTNRFKFRTDQLYLKSPQEMIEYFKGFPGATDNTVKIAEMCNVEFDLSTFHFPQFPTEEGKTEAEILTQMTWDGFHKRMDAIKAVNPDVDEEKYLERLKYELGVIQDMGFPGYFLIVSDFIQWSKRNGIPVGPGRGSAAGSLVAYALEITDLDPLEHKLIFERFLNPGRKSMPDIDVDFCILGRERTFNYVVEKYGGGDYVSQITTFGSMNARAVVRDVGRAMAIPLGEVDVIAKLIPEAPKMTLKKAMEQEPKLLEIMKDKPEIAELIEVAQVLEGLSRHASTHAAGVVIADKPLVEYLPLYEGKKGEVVTQFDMKRVEKIGLVKFDFLGLRNLTVIDNAIKLIEGQGKTPPDLMHLDVTDKATYNLLSRGDTTGVFQLESSGMKDLLARLKPECFEDVVAVVALYRPGPLNSGMVDDFVKRKHGDIPVTYALPELEPILKDTYGVIVYQEQVMQIAAALASYSMSEADDLRKAMGKKIAEKMAQQRIRFMDGCKENNVDLKKAEALFNLMEKFGEYGFNKSHSAAYALVSFQTAYLKTHFQVEFMASLMTSEMDNTDNVLKFMSECRDHDIEVLPPDVNTSSVSFTVLEGKIVYGMAAIKGVGQGAVEAIVEERKANGPFENIFDLCERVDLRRVNKRVLESLVKAGAFDSTGAKRSQLMAVLESAIDHGQRISKEKNDPQMGLFGAIEMPTITPKLPDIEEWDDQLKLSCEKEALGFFLTGHPLGEYEDILIKFANADTLTLPEMPDKSAVRVGGMILSTKNLVTKKGDPMAFITLEDMKGSVEVVVFPECYKASSHLLVVENALLVEGQLQKEEKGAKILADKIVPIEDADSEWTASVHIRANMNGMENEVLEQIKEICGKHPGASKAFLHLVDPTKFEAVIELPETNCVAAGKDLAKDLRKLLGPRAYDTACQPARLANNGNGNGRKKWQKSA; from the coding sequence ATGTCTGACTTTGTCCATCTGCACGTACACACCCAGTATAGCCTTTTGGACGGGGCCATCCGTCTGGACGCCCTGGTCAACCAATGCAAGGAATTCGGCATGGACGCCTGCGCCATTACCGACCATGGCACCATGTTCGGAATTCTGGAGTTTTACGAAAAGGCCAAATCCAAAGACATCAAACCGATCATAGGCTGCGAGTGCTATGTGGCCCGCAAGTCCATGGAGGATAAAACCCCCATGGATAAAGACAACCGCCACCTGGTGCTGCTGGCCGAAAACAACCAAGGATACGAAAACCTGTGCAGGCTGGCCACCCTGGCTCAGCGTAAAGGGTTTTATTATAAACCGCGTATAGACAAAAAAGCCCTTGAAGAGCATTCCAAAGGGCTCATCTGCCTTTCCGCCTGTCTTCACGGCGAAATTCCCATGTACATCTCCGACGGCCAGATGAAACTGGCCGAGGAATCCGCCCTTTACTATAAAAACCTTTTCGGGCCGGATCATTTTTATTTGGAAATTCAAAACAACGGCCTGCCCGAACAGGAGGAGATGAACCAAAAACTGGCGGAACTGGCCGAAAAGCTGGACATCCCCCTTGTGGGAACCAACGACTGCCATTATCTCAGGGCCAAGGACGCCAAGGCTCACGAAGTTCTATTATGCATCCAAACCAATAAAACGATTCACGATACTAATCGCTTTAAATTCCGAACGGATCAGTTGTATTTAAAATCCCCCCAGGAAATGATCGAATATTTCAAGGGATTTCCAGGCGCAACGGATAATACCGTAAAGATCGCCGAAATGTGCAATGTAGAGTTTGACCTCAGCACCTTTCACTTTCCCCAGTTTCCGACGGAGGAAGGCAAAACCGAAGCGGAAATCCTGACCCAAATGACCTGGGACGGCTTCCACAAACGCATGGACGCCATCAAGGCCGTAAATCCGGACGTTGACGAGGAAAAATATCTGGAGCGCCTGAAGTACGAATTGGGCGTCATTCAGGACATGGGCTTTCCCGGATATTTTCTCATCGTCTCCGACTTTATCCAATGGAGCAAGCGAAACGGCATTCCCGTGGGACCAGGCCGCGGCTCCGCGGCAGGCAGCCTTGTGGCCTACGCCCTGGAAATTACGGACCTGGATCCTCTGGAGCATAAGCTGATCTTTGAAAGGTTCCTGAATCCGGGCCGTAAGAGCATGCCTGATATCGACGTGGACTTTTGCATCCTGGGCCGGGAGCGCACTTTTAATTACGTGGTGGAAAAATACGGCGGCGGGGATTACGTCAGCCAGATCACCACTTTTGGAAGCATGAACGCCCGGGCTGTGGTTCGCGACGTTGGCCGGGCCATGGCCATTCCTTTGGGAGAGGTGGACGTCATTGCCAAGCTCATCCCCGAAGCGCCCAAGATGACCTTGAAAAAGGCCATGGAACAGGAACCTAAGCTTCTTGAAATCATGAAGGATAAGCCCGAAATCGCCGAGCTTATTGAAGTGGCTCAGGTTTTGGAAGGGCTCTCCCGCCACGCCTCCACCCACGCCGCCGGCGTGGTAATCGCCGACAAGCCCCTGGTGGAATACCTCCCCTTGTATGAAGGTAAAAAGGGCGAAGTTGTGACCCAGTTCGATATGAAACGGGTGGAAAAAATCGGGCTGGTCAAGTTTGACTTTCTGGGGCTGCGAAATCTTACGGTCATCGACAACGCCATCAAGCTCATCGAGGGGCAGGGCAAAACGCCCCCGGACCTCATGCATTTGGATGTGACCGACAAGGCCACGTATAACCTTCTGTCTCGAGGCGACACAACAGGCGTGTTCCAGCTTGAAAGCAGCGGCATGAAAGACCTCCTTGCGCGCCTTAAGCCCGAATGCTTTGAAGACGTGGTGGCCGTGGTGGCCCTGTATCGTCCCGGCCCTTTGAACTCGGGCATGGTGGACGATTTCGTCAAGCGCAAGCACGGGGACATCCCCGTCACTTATGCGCTTCCCGAGTTGGAGCCTATCCTCAAGGACACATACGGCGTTATTGTGTACCAGGAGCAGGTCATGCAGATCGCAGCCGCCCTGGCCAGTTACAGCATGTCCGAGGCCGACGATCTCCGTAAAGCCATGGGTAAGAAAATCGCCGAAAAAATGGCCCAGCAGCGCATCCGCTTTATGGACGGCTGCAAGGAAAACAACGTCGACCTGAAAAAAGCCGAAGCCCTGTTCAACCTCATGGAAAAATTCGGCGAGTACGGCTTTAATAAATCCCATAGCGCGGCCTACGCCCTGGTTTCCTTTCAGACCGCCTATCTCAAGACTCATTTCCAGGTCGAGTTCATGGCCTCCCTCATGACCAGTGAAATGGACAACACGGACAACGTCCTCAAGTTCATGTCCGAGTGCCGGGATCACGACATAGAGGTCCTTCCTCCCGACGTAAACACAAGCAGCGTCAGCTTTACCGTCTTGGAGGGGAAAATCGTCTACGGCATGGCCGCCATTAAAGGCGTGGGCCAGGGCGCCGTGGAAGCCATTGTTGAGGAACGCAAGGCCAACGGGCCGTTTGAGAACATTTTCGACCTGTGCGAAAGGGTGGACTTGCGCCGGGTCAATAAAAGAGTGCTGGAAAGCCTGGTTAAGGCGGGAGCCTTTGACAGCACGGGCGCCAAACGCTCCCAGTTAATGGCCGTCCTGGAAAGCGCCATTGATCACGGCCAGCGCATATCCAAAGAAAAGAATGATCCCCAAATGGGCCTTTTCGGCGCCATAGAAATGCCGACGATCACGCCTAAATTGCCGGACATCGAGGAATGGGACGATCAGCTCAAATTGAGCTGCGAAAAAGAGGCGCTGGGTTTTTTCCTCACGGGCCATCCCTTGGGCGAGTATGAAGATATATTGATTAAATTTGCCAACGCCGATACCCTGACCCTGCCGGAAATGCCCGATAAATCCGCCGTAAGGGTAGGGGGGATGATTTTGTCCACCAAAAATCTGGTGACAAAAAAAGGCGATCCCATGGCCTTCATCACCCTGGAGGATATGAAGGGCTCGGTGGAGGTGGTGGTCTTCCCCGAATGCTACAAGGCCTCGTCCCATTTATTGGTGGTGGAAAACGCCCTCCTGGTGGAAGGCCAACTTCAGAAGGAAGAAAAAGGCGCAAAAATTTTGGCCGACAAAATCGTGCCCATTGAAGACGCAGACTCCGAATGGACGGCCAGCGTGCACATCCGCGCCAATATGAACGGCATGGAAAACGAGGTGTTGGAGCAGATCAAGGAAATTTGCGGCAAACATCCGGGCGCGTCCAAAGCCTTTTTGCATTTGGTGGATCCGACCAAATTTGAAGCGGTGATAGAACTTCCTGAAACAAACTGTGTGGCGGCCGGCAAGGACTTGGCCAAGGATCTTCGCAAATTATTGGGGCCTCGCGCTTACGACACGGCCTGCCAACCCGCCAGGCTGGCCAATAACGGTAATGGAAACGGCCGGAAAAAGTGGCAGAAAAGCGCTTAA
- a CDS encoding L-threonylcarbamoyladenylate synthase, whose amino-acid sequence MLLPINPVNPEFRKIAQVVEVLKRGGIIAYPTDTIYGIGCDIMNKKAIQKVYRLKQMESTQPLSFICSDLQNISDYAKVSNYAYKTMKRLLPGPYTFILEASKLVPKIMITKRKTAGIRVPEHAICMEIIKELGNPIISTSAADLDGNEFMDPSLLHDYYNNQIDLVIDGGPVSGRASSVVSLIDDEPEVLRVGAGDVSIFE is encoded by the coding sequence ATGCTACTGCCAATCAATCCAGTCAACCCGGAATTCAGGAAAATCGCCCAGGTGGTGGAGGTGTTAAAAAGAGGCGGCATTATTGCTTATCCAACAGACACCATATACGGCATCGGGTGCGACATCATGAATAAAAAAGCGATTCAAAAAGTGTATCGCTTAAAGCAAATGGAGTCAACTCAACCGTTGTCTTTTATCTGCTCCGATCTGCAAAATATCAGCGACTACGCCAAGGTCAGCAACTACGCCTACAAAACCATGAAACGGCTTCTGCCCGGACCCTATACCTTTATATTGGAAGCCTCAAAATTGGTGCCTAAAATCATGATCACCAAAAGGAAGACCGCCGGCATCCGGGTTCCGGAGCACGCCATCTGCATGGAGATCATCAAAGAGCTTGGCAATCCCATCATCAGCACCAGCGCCGCCGACCTGGACGGCAACGAATTCATGGACCCTTCTCTGCTCCACGATTATTACAATAACCAAATCGACCTGGTGATTGACGGCGGGCCGGTATCGGGCCGGGCCTCCTCCGTGGTTTCTCTCATTGACGACGAGCCCGAGGTGTTGCGGGTCGGCGCCGGGGACGTGAGCATTTTTGAGTAA